The Toxorhynchites rutilus septentrionalis strain SRP chromosome 3, ASM2978413v1, whole genome shotgun sequence genome includes a region encoding these proteins:
- the LOC129773658 gene encoding uncharacterized protein LOC129773658, producing MERRNKILNGSERPLEHIFSTIDGMLSGPAFVDFYNLDQASCTTLRLIAGQAPTDDRLGTFLTVAETCSLSRLSLTKTPLNCLRNNSQMLSLMEASVSLRVITINEFHVSLLLVFVDFKKAFDRLNHENIWAALRRRGVPEKLVHLIEAQYEAFSCKVLHNGVLSDPIRVTAGVRQGCILSLLLFLIVIY from the exons ATGGAGCGGCGGAACAAAATACTCAACGGTAGCGAGAGGCCACTGGAACACATCTTCAGCACGATAGATGGAATGCTGTCGGGTCCAGCATTCGTAGATTTCTACAATCTAGACCAGGCATCTTGTACAacattacgattaatcgcaGGGCAGGCTCCGACCGATGACAGGCTGGGTACATTTTTAACGGTTGCGGAGACTTGTTCACTATCAAGACTTTCACTGACAAAAACACCACTGAATTGCTTACGAAACAACTCGCAAATGCTTTCTCTGATGGAAGCTTCAGTATCGTTACGTGTCATCACG ATCAACGAATTCCACGTCTCTCTCCTGCTGGTGTTCGTTGATTTTAAAAAGGCGTTCGACCGACTCAACCACGAAAACATCTGGGCCGCGCTCAGGCGTAGAGGAGTCCCAGAGAAGCTAGTCCATCTTATAGAGGCTCAGTACGAGGCGTTTTCGTGCAAGGTATTGCACAATGGCGTCTTGTCCGACCCAATACGGGTTACTGCCGGTGTGAGACAAGGCTGCATATTATCACTGCTACTGTTTCTTATCGTCATATACTAG
- the LOC129777556 gene encoding coiled-coil domain-containing protein 43, producing the protein MEASTVDAFSSWLNGKLREFNTDESVFGSYITGILEGDENYEEKTEALEGILSEIIESDLSTFIKEILDKWNQCHSEETETMAKVKLDVDEQLAKLLENQKLTKKVEREYTDEERRIKQQILMQYSQLSEDEADYDEDEAGTAGAVGSSDGGLTRNTNAADVAALVKEKREQAKLESQQKKEKDKQDREKQKQLREEKKEKRKTVKGERRR; encoded by the exons ATGGAAGCTTCCACCGTGGATGCGTTCTCCTCATGGCTGAATGGAAAACTGAGAGAGTTTAATACAGACGAAAGTGTGTTCGGCTCCTACATCACGGGCATCCTCGAGGGGGACGAAAACTATGAGGAGAAAACGGAGGCCCTGGAGGGCATCCTATCGGAGATTATT GAATCTGACTTGAGTACTTTCATCAAAGAGATATTGGACAAATGGAATCAATGTCACTCGGAGGAAACGGAAACCATGGCGAAGGTCAAACTGGACGTCGATGAGCAGCTGGCAAAATTGCTGGAAAATCAGAAACTCACCAAAAAAGTCGAACGAGAGTATACTGATGAAGAGCGGCGGATTAAGCAGCAGATTCTAATGCAGTATAGTCAG CTCTCGGAAGATGAAGCCGATTATGACGAGGATGAGGCTGGCACCGCTGGAGCGGTTGGTTCCTCTGACGGCGGACTTACGCGAAACACAAATGCCGCTGATGTGGCTGCGCTTGTGAAGGAAAAGCGAGAGCAGGCCAAGCTCGAAAGCCaacaaaagaaggaaaaggacAAACAGGATCGGGAAAAACAAAAGCAACTTCGTGAGGAAAAGAAGGAAAAACGTAAAACCGTCAAGGGTGAACGGCGGCGGTAG